The Falco peregrinus isolate bFalPer1 chromosome 1, bFalPer1.pri, whole genome shotgun sequence genome has a window encoding:
- the LOC129782782 gene encoding translation initiation factor IF-2-like — MGSRHCKVAPAPEEKEAKAELPGPAGHGHGPQPGGEPEPPQPDREPEPPQPGGEPEPVEPGHEPQPADEPEPVEPGHEAGPGGGPGTSRHGDGPGLQGGSAGWAGPGCWRRWWAKLRRRRRGAAVAGGSGQSWLAAGKEKLKEYQQKKSPGAAAGAKKKRKSKDDGRPETPTGDDQQPPENLSESVHQLQAEREQYVEKVKVWSIWQQQVQQLSEQVRAMADEQEEHVACGDDDVDS, encoded by the exons ATGGGGAGCAGGCACTGCAAGGTGGCACCTGCTCCTGAGGAGAAGGAGGCAAAAGCAGAGTtgccgggcccggcggggcacGGACATGGGCCGCAGCCCGGCGGCGAGCCCGAGCCGCCGCAGCCCGACCGCGAGCCCGAGCCGCCGCAGCCTGGCGGCGAGCCCGAGCCGGTGGAGCCCGGCCACGAGCCACAGCCCGCCGACGAGCCCGAGCCGGTGGAGCCCGGCCACGAGGCGGGGCCCGGCGGTGGGCCGGGCACGTCGCGGCACGGCGATGGGCCGGGCCTCCAGGGCGGCAGCGCAGGCTGGGcgggccctggctgctggcGCCGCTGGTGGGCGAAGCTAAGGCGGCGCAGGCGCGGGGCGGCCGTGGCGGGCGGCAgcgggcagagctggctggcggCGGGCAAGGAGAAG ctgaaggagTATCAGCAGAAGAAgagccctggagcagctgcaggagctaaGAAAAAACGCAAAAGTAAAGACGACGGTCGGCCCGAGACTCCCACGGGCGATGaccagcagcctccagagaAT ctcTCGGAGTCCGTTCACCAGCTCCAGGCAGAAAGAGAGCAGTATGTAGAGAAAGTGAAGGTGTGGAgcatttggcagcagcaggtgcagcaGCTCTCTGAACAG GTCCGTGCAATGGCAGACGAGCAGGAGGAGCATGTGGCCTGCGGAGATGATGACGTGGACTCCTGA